A single Tachypleus tridentatus isolate NWPU-2018 chromosome 9, ASM421037v1, whole genome shotgun sequence DNA region contains:
- the LOC143227231 gene encoding uncharacterized protein LOC143227231, whose protein sequence is MVVKVTFPWATKPTVVRYPWWMEELTLISICLIALCVLCCFCNVNEKARGKWKALKNRILGSCGVFAYTKLEDQELVTKKITPSELDILEAISMIPECEKAPTNKFNKRETNLVLKENQTEPTILQTINENHSVEKKPERAENVSKPASSPDKTELKTSVETIVNDKKPEETLKSDSLTTAEIPASKEIRDVDWIQREVSSNIRPPSTRLFHNVDEIITVRLGSKPEYHQRNVFIVIENSENRNKFVIGRAPKSTPTCQLKRCKSEHKLIVQKPKKNNQIKHVDSPHKIVFTRDPKLEPKSKN, encoded by the exons atgGTTGTCAAAGTTACTTTCCCCTGGGCGACCAAACCTACAGTTGTAAGGTATCCTTGGTGGATGGAAGAGCTGACACTAATTTCGATTTGTCTTATTGCTCTGTG tgttctttgttgtttctgcAATGTGAATGAAAAAGCCCGGGGCAAATGGAAAGCTCTAAAAAACCGCATCCTCGGGTCTTGTGGTGTTTTTGCCTACACGAAGCTAGAAGACCAGGAGCTTGTAACTAAAAAGATCACCCCCAGCGAATTAGACATTTTGGAAGCTATTTCAATGATCCCTGAGTGTGAGAAGGCCCCAACAAATAAGTTcaataaaagagaaactaattTGGTATTAAAGGAAAATCAAACAGAACCAACCATATTgcagacaataaatgaaaatcactCAGTAGAAAAGAAACCAGAAAGAGCAGAAAACGTGAGCAAGCCTGCTTCGAGTCctgataaaactgaattaaagaCAAGCGTTGAGACAATCGTGAATGATAAGAAACCTGAAGAGacattaaaatctgattcacTGACAACG GCAGAAATACCAGCTTCGAAAGAAATAAGAGACGTTGATTGGATCCAGAGGGAGGTGTCAAGCAACATCAGGCCTCCCTCAACTAGACTTTTCCATAATGTTGATGAAATTATTACTGTAAGACTTGGCAGTAAGCCAGAATATCAtcagagaaacgtttttattgttattgaaaatagtgaaaaccgaaacaaatttgttattggtaGAGCTCCAAAATCAACACCTACGTGTCAATTGAAACGTTGCAAAAGCGAACATAAACTTATTGTACAGAAACCTAAaaagaataatcaaattaaacacgTTGACAGccctcacaagattgttttcACAAGAGATCCGAAACTGGAACCAAaatccaaaaattaa